A genome region from Actinobacillus arthritidis includes the following:
- the tehB gene encoding SAM-dependent methyltransferase TehB produces the protein MQNLICYKQMPVWTKDSLPQMFQEKHNTKEGTWAKLTILKGELKFYELTEQGEEVSSVIFTPENQPPFVEPQFWHKVEALSDDLECQLAFYCEAKDYYAKKYNLTTTHSEVLNAVNYVKAGKALDLGCGRGRNSLYLNLLGFDVTAVDHNAESIEFLNYMIEKENLSNVETGIYDINQATIGNQNGEYDLIVSTVVMMFLNRERIPAIIENMQKNTKVGGYNLIVCAMSTEEYPCPMPFSFTFGEGELANYYQGWELVKYNEDLGELHKTDANGNRIKMRFATMLAKKIA, from the coding sequence ATGCAAAATTTAATTTGCTATAAACAAATGCCGGTTTGGACCAAAGATAGCCTGCCACAAATGTTTCAAGAAAAGCACAATACAAAGGAAGGAACTTGGGCAAAACTGACCATTCTTAAAGGTGAATTAAAATTTTATGAATTGACCGAACAAGGCGAAGAAGTCAGCAGTGTGATTTTTACCCCTGAAAATCAGCCGCCGTTTGTTGAACCGCAATTTTGGCATAAAGTTGAAGCACTTTCCGATGATTTGGAATGTCAGCTCGCATTTTATTGTGAAGCAAAAGATTACTATGCGAAAAAATATAACCTGACCACCACACACTCCGAAGTGTTAAATGCGGTGAATTATGTGAAAGCTGGTAAAGCATTGGATTTAGGTTGCGGACGTGGACGCAATTCACTCTATTTAAATTTATTAGGTTTTGATGTAACGGCGGTGGATCATAATGCTGAGAGTATCGAATTCTTAAATTATATGATTGAGAAAGAGAATCTGAGCAATGTCGAAACCGGTATTTACGATATTAATCAAGCCACTATCGGCAACCAAAACGGCGAATATGATCTGATTGTTTCGACAGTTGTGATGATGTTTTTAAACCGTGAGCGTATTCCGGCAATTATTGAAAATATGCAGAAAAACACTAAAGTCGGTGGCTATAACTTAATTGTGTGTGCGATGAGTACCGAAGAATATCCGTGTCCAATGCCATTCTCATTTACTTTTGGCGAGGGAGAATTAGCGAACTATTATCAAGGCTGGGAATTAGTGAAGTACAACGAAGATTTGGGGGAATTGCATAAAACTGATGCAAACGGCAACCGTATTAAAATGCGTTTTGCTACCATGTTGGCGAAGAAAATAGCATAA
- the hslO gene encoding Hsp33 family molecular chaperone HslO: protein MSYTKDNDKLYRYLFQNRAVRGEWVRLNDTFTETLNTHQYPKAVQNLLGEMLVATSLLTAIMKFEGTITVQIQGDGPLKLAVVNGNEQQQLRALARTKAEIADDATLSEMIGNGVLVISIMPNDGERYQGVIALDKPTIRECLEDYFIRSEQLQTHLIIRTGEYEGKAVAGGLLLQIMPDGTGTPEDFEHLMTLAETVKDEELFGLEAKELLFRLYHEEQVEVYPPQDTKFHCGCSRERSGNAILLLPMEEIEEMLAEKNGVIDMQCECCGTQYFFDKTAIMEFKQEADKLSQLGL, encoded by the coding sequence ATGAGTTATACAAAAGACAACGACAAACTTTATCGCTATTTATTCCAAAACCGTGCCGTGCGTGGTGAATGGGTGCGTTTAAACGATACCTTTACCGAAACGCTGAATACTCACCAATATCCAAAAGCAGTACAAAATTTATTAGGTGAAATGTTGGTCGCAACCAGCCTACTTACTGCGATTATGAAATTTGAAGGGACGATTACCGTCCAAATTCAAGGTGACGGTCCACTCAAATTAGCGGTGGTAAACGGTAACGAACAACAACAATTACGTGCATTAGCACGTACGAAAGCAGAAATTGCCGACGATGCAACTTTAAGTGAAATGATTGGCAATGGCGTATTGGTTATTTCAATTATGCCGAATGACGGTGAGCGTTATCAAGGCGTGATCGCATTAGACAAACCGACTATTCGTGAATGTTTAGAAGATTATTTTATTCGTTCGGAACAACTTCAAACTCACTTGATCATTCGTACCGGCGAATATGAAGGCAAAGCGGTAGCCGGCGGTTTATTATTGCAAATTATGCCGGACGGAACCGGCACACCGGAAGACTTCGAGCATTTAATGACACTTGCCGAAACGGTTAAAGACGAAGAATTATTTGGCTTAGAAGCCAAAGAGCTTTTATTCCGTTTATATCACGAAGAGCAAGTCGAAGTTTATCCACCGCAAGACACTAAATTCCATTGTGGCTGTTCTCGTGAGCGTTCGGGCAATGCGATTTTATTGTTACCAATGGAAGAAATTGAGGAAATGCTTGCTGAAAAAAATGGCGTAATTGATATGCAATGCGAATGTTGCGGTACGCAATATTTCTTTGATAAAACAGCGATTATGGAATTTAAACAAGAAGCAGATAAACTGAGTCAATTAGGTTTATAA
- the hslR gene encoding ribosome-associated heat shock protein Hsp15 produces the protein MKRQQSKEDNEVRLDKWLWATRFYKTRSIAKAMIEGGKVHYNGQRAKTSKTVEVGATVKLRQGNDEKEVIITALSDQRRGAPEAQLLYQETEKSIKQREAIAFARKANALSMPHPDRRPNKKERRDLVKFKDQIL, from the coding sequence ATGAAGCGACAACAATCAAAAGAAGATAACGAAGTTCGCCTTGATAAATGGTTATGGGCGACCCGTTTTTATAAAACTCGTTCGATTGCCAAAGCAATGATCGAAGGCGGTAAGGTACATTATAACGGACAGCGAGCCAAAACCAGTAAAACGGTAGAAGTTGGGGCAACGGTTAAACTCCGCCAAGGTAATGATGAAAAAGAAGTGATCATTACCGCACTCAGCGACCAACGCCGAGGCGCACCGGAAGCACAATTACTGTACCAAGAAACTGAAAAAAGTATTAAACAACGTGAAGCGATTGCCTTTGCTCGCAAAGCGAATGCACTTTCGATGCCACATCCTGATCGCCGGCCGAATAAAAAAGAACGCCGTGATTTGGTAAAATTTAAAGATCAAATATTGTAA
- the nudE gene encoding ADP compounds hydrolase NudE, translating to MQTQQLPDILKVETIAKTRIFEVQAVDLRFSNGEERTFERLTPQRRSSVMVIPIQNQELILIKEYAVASERYELGFPKGIVDVGEEPIESANRELQEEIGFGAKQIEFLRSLYTGPSHMFGLMHLFVAQDLYPSKLEGDEPEPLEIVRIPLAEIDKLLADPNFAESRNLAALFMLREYLTSGQK from the coding sequence ATGCAAACTCAACAGCTTCCGGATATTTTAAAGGTTGAAACAATCGCGAAAACTCGAATTTTTGAGGTGCAAGCGGTCGATTTACGTTTTTCAAACGGCGAAGAACGTACCTTTGAACGTTTAACACCGCAACGTCGTTCGTCTGTAATGGTGATTCCGATTCAAAATCAAGAGCTTATTTTGATTAAAGAATATGCGGTGGCTTCCGAGCGTTATGAATTAGGCTTCCCAAAAGGTATCGTTGATGTGGGTGAAGAACCGATAGAGAGTGCTAACCGTGAATTACAAGAAGAAATTGGTTTCGGTGCAAAACAGATTGAATTTTTACGCTCGCTTTATACCGGTCCGAGTCATATGTTCGGTTTAATGCATTTATTTGTGGCTCAAGATCTTTATCCGTCTAAATTAGAAGGTGATGAACCGGAGCCATTGGAAATCGTGCGTATACCATTAGCTGAAATAGATAAATTACTCGCTGATCCGAACTTTGCAGAATCAAGAAATTTAGCCGCCCTGTTTATGCTAAGAGAGTATCTGACAAGCGGTCAAAAATAG
- the cysQ gene encoding 3'(2'),5'-bisphosphate nucleotidase CysQ, whose product MQPLNSTLLQAVKHIAIEAGEYLKGFYQRSVEIKIKADQTPVTEADLFISQFLSEKLRELTPNIPILSEENCNIPLEERQSWQEYWIIDPLDGTQQFIDRTDQFSVVIGLVQQNCPVLGVIHSPILDKTYFAMRASGVFLQENGEIRPLSGHQGLLKTDCLQITMGVSAQNEVLNSVNQSYQTEIFQYGSSSLKVGLLAEGKADCYVRFGDTGEWDTAVAEVILAEIGGKIFDLNFEPLTYNQRTTFVNPHFVMVADKSLNWETIFQFNSP is encoded by the coding sequence ATGCAACCATTAAATTCAACACTTTTACAGGCGGTTAAACATATAGCGATAGAAGCCGGAGAATATCTTAAAGGTTTTTATCAACGTTCGGTGGAAATCAAAATTAAAGCGGATCAGACACCGGTAACGGAAGCGGATCTCTTTATCAGTCAATTTCTCTCGGAAAAATTACGTGAACTTACGCCAAATATACCGATTTTATCGGAAGAAAATTGTAATATTCCATTGGAAGAGCGTCAGTCCTGGCAAGAATATTGGATTATTGATCCACTAGACGGTACGCAACAATTTATTGATCGTACTGATCAATTCTCTGTTGTGATCGGCTTAGTACAGCAAAATTGTCCGGTATTAGGTGTGATTCATTCACCGATTTTAGATAAAACTTATTTTGCAATGCGTGCAAGCGGGGTATTTTTGCAAGAAAATGGAGAAATTCGACCGCTATCCGGTCATCAAGGATTACTCAAAACAGACTGTCTACAAATCACGATGGGTGTTTCTGCACAGAATGAGGTGTTAAATTCGGTTAATCAATCTTATCAAACTGAAATTTTCCAATACGGATCGAGCAGTTTAAAAGTCGGTTTATTGGCGGAAGGAAAAGCGGATTGTTATGTTAGATTCGGCGATACCGGCGAATGGGATACTGCTGTAGCGGAAGTTATTTTGGCGGAAATCGGCGGTAAAATTTTTGATTTGAATTTTGAACCGCTTACTTATAATCAGCGTACGACGTTTGTTAATCCGCATTTTGTGATGGTGGCGGATAAGAGCTTGAATTGGGAAACAATTTTCCAATTTAATTCACCATAG
- the zwf gene encoding glucose-6-phosphate dehydrogenase, with translation MNIENSCIVIFGASGDLTFRKLIPALYNLFKIGRLGEHFSVLGVARSELTDDSFRIKMRDALIKFEKAEGQSLEDFCTHLYYQAVNTSDALDYAKLLPRLDELHDKYGSCGNTLYYLSTPPSLYGVIPECLAAHGLTTEEYGWKRIIVEKPFGYDIKTAKELDEKIHHYFEEHQIYRIDHYLGKETVQNLLVLRFSNGLFEPLWNRNFIDYVEITGAEAIGVEDRGGYYDGSGAMRDMFQNHLLQVLAMVAMEPPAIINADSMRDEVAKVLHCLHPLTAEDVKNNVVLGQYVKGEVDDQIAVGYLEEKGVPADSNTETYIAIKCEIDNWRWAGVPFYVRSGKRLPTRVTEVVIHFKTTPHPVFSQNAPENKLIIRVQPDEGISMRFGLKKPGAGFEAKEVSMDFRYSDLSSASSLLTAYERLLLDALKGDATLFARTDAVHACWKFVRPILDYKAERGRVYEYEAGTWGPTEADKLIAKHGKVWRKPSGMMKKKV, from the coding sequence ATGAATATCGAAAATAGTTGTATTGTTATTTTTGGTGCATCAGGCGATTTAACTTTTCGTAAGTTAATTCCGGCACTCTATAACTTATTTAAAATTGGACGATTAGGGGAACATTTTTCAGTATTGGGCGTGGCACGTTCAGAACTGACGGATGATTCTTTCCGAATCAAAATGCGTGACGCTTTAATTAAATTTGAGAAAGCGGAAGGACAATCCTTAGAAGATTTCTGTACGCATTTATATTATCAAGCGGTTAACACTTCTGATGCGTTAGATTATGCGAAATTACTACCTCGTTTAGATGAATTACACGATAAATACGGTAGTTGCGGCAATACGCTTTATTATCTTTCTACTCCACCAAGTTTATACGGTGTAATTCCGGAATGCCTAGCCGCCCACGGTTTAACTACCGAAGAATATGGCTGGAAGCGTATCATTGTGGAAAAACCGTTCGGTTATGATATTAAAACCGCTAAAGAATTAGATGAAAAAATTCATCATTACTTTGAAGAGCATCAAATCTACCGTATCGACCACTATTTAGGTAAAGAAACGGTTCAAAATTTATTGGTATTACGTTTTTCAAACGGTTTATTCGAGCCTTTATGGAACCGTAACTTTATTGATTACGTGGAAATTACAGGTGCGGAAGCGATCGGTGTTGAAGATCGTGGTGGTTATTATGACGGTTCGGGCGCAATGCGTGATATGTTCCAAAATCACTTATTACAAGTGTTAGCGATGGTCGCAATGGAACCACCGGCAATTATTAATGCGGATTCAATGCGTGATGAAGTGGCGAAAGTGTTACATTGTTTACATCCGTTAACTGCTGAAGATGTGAAAAATAATGTGGTGCTAGGTCAGTATGTAAAAGGTGAAGTGGATGATCAAATCGCGGTAGGTTACTTAGAAGAGAAAGGTGTCCCAGCGGATTCAAATACGGAAACCTATATTGCGATTAAATGTGAAATTGATAACTGGCGTTGGGCAGGCGTACCGTTTTATGTACGTAGCGGTAAACGTCTACCAACTCGAGTTACCGAAGTTGTGATTCATTTTAAAACTACGCCACATCCGGTATTCAGCCAAAATGCACCGGAGAATAAATTAATTATTCGTGTGCAACCGGATGAAGGTATTTCGATGCGTTTCGGTTTGAAAAAACCGGGTGCCGGTTTTGAGGCAAAAGAAGTTTCAATGGATTTCCGTTATTCGGATTTAAGTTCAGCATCAAGCCTATTAACCGCTTATGAACGTTTATTATTAGATGCGTTAAAAGGCGATGCAACTTTATTCGCTCGTACTGATGCAGTACACGCTTGTTGGAAATTTGTGCGACCGATTTTAGACTATAAAGCAGAAAGAGGCAGAGTATATGAATACGAAGCCGGCACTTGGGGACCAACTGAAGCAGATAAACTTATCGCAAAACATGGTAAAGTATGGCGTAAACCGTCAGGTATGATGAAGAAAAAAGTATAA
- the pgl gene encoding 6-phosphogluconolactonase, with product MNYITFPSAQQAVEKIAQEFVLYSQLNRPVHISLSGGSTPKLLFKTLAQAPFNTAIQWQNLHFWWGDDRMVLPTDPESNYGEVQKLLFDHIQIPQQNIHRIRGEEPVEQELARFSQELTACVPDLAFDWIILGMGNDGHTASLFPHQTDFNDPNVAVIAKHPESGQIRISKTAKLLEQAKRITYLVTGAAKAEVLKEIYETEAEKLPYPAARIKAKNGVTEWYLDQEAAKLL from the coding sequence ATGAACTACATCACCTTCCCATCCGCTCAGCAAGCGGTGGAAAAAATTGCACAAGAATTTGTGTTATACAGCCAATTAAACCGCCCGGTACATATTTCATTATCCGGCGGTTCAACCCCGAAATTATTGTTTAAAACATTAGCACAAGCGCCATTTAATACGGCAATCCAGTGGCAAAATCTGCATTTTTGGTGGGGCGATGATCGCATGGTGTTACCAACCGATCCGGAAAGTAATTATGGTGAAGTGCAAAAGTTACTCTTCGATCATATTCAAATTCCTCAACAAAATATCCACCGTATTCGAGGCGAAGAGCCGGTAGAACAAGAACTTGCAAGATTTTCACAAGAATTGACCGCTTGTGTGCCTGATTTAGCTTTTGATTGGATCATTCTCGGGATGGGGAATGACGGTCATACCGCTTCGCTTTTCCCTCATCAAACTGATTTTAATGACCCGAATGTGGCGGTTATTGCTAAACATCCTGAAAGCGGTCAAATTCGTATTTCAAAAACCGCTAAATTGCTTGAGCAAGCGAAACGTATTACTTACTTGGTAACAGGTGCGGCGAAAGCGGAAGTCTTAAAAGAAATTTACGAAACTGAAGCAGAAAAACTACCGTATCCGGCGGCTCGTATTAAAGCGAAAAACGGTGTGACTGAGTGGTATTTAGACCAAGAGGCGGCAAAATTATTATAG
- a CDS encoding PDDEXK nuclease domain-containing protein produces the protein MEEQNGSDRAEYGKEIIKTLSAELTAEFGKGFSKRTLWEIRQFYLLFPDYPKLRTAFAQLSWSHFQRCLKVSNDKARLYYLTEAAENHWSVRTLDRNISTLYYERLLASQDKELVQAEMQQKTQKLQASDFIKSPTVLEFLNLPTHLAYSEAELEKALIDNLQQFMLELGKGFAFVARQQHIRTETSDFFIDLVFYNYILKCFVIVELKTEKLKHQDIGQLDMYVRMYDDLQKRADDNPTIGLLLCTETDSVVAKYSVLNDNAQLFTSKYMAYLPSEEELVREIEQQKMIFEQNFS, from the coding sequence TTGGAAGAACAGAATGGCTCAGATAGAGCGGAGTATGGTAAAGAAATTATTAAAACGCTTTCGGCTGAGCTAACTGCTGAATTTGGAAAGGGTTTTAGCAAGCGTACGTTATGGGAAATTCGTCAATTTTATTTGCTTTTTCCTGATTACCCAAAACTGCGAACGGCGTTCGCACAATTAAGCTGGTCGCATTTTCAGCGTTGTTTAAAAGTATCAAATGATAAAGCACGTCTTTATTATTTAACTGAAGCGGCAGAAAATCATTGGTCGGTACGAACTTTAGATCGCAATATTTCTACACTTTATTATGAGCGTTTGCTTGCAAGCCAAGACAAAGAACTTGTGCAAGCAGAAATGCAACAAAAAACACAAAAGTTACAAGCGAGTGATTTTATTAAATCGCCGACCGTATTAGAATTTCTCAATCTGCCGACTCACTTAGCTTATAGTGAAGCGGAACTGGAAAAAGCCCTGATTGATAATTTACAACAATTTATGTTGGAGCTTGGTAAAGGTTTTGCTTTTGTTGCTCGTCAGCAACATATTCGCACGGAAACTTCCGATTTCTTTATTGATTTAGTGTTTTATAATTACATTCTAAAATGCTTTGTGATTGTGGAACTCAAAACCGAAAAGCTCAAACATCAAGACATCGGACAGTTGGATATGTATGTGCGAATGTATGATGATTTGCAAAAACGAGCGGACGATAATCCGACAATCGGTTTATTGCTCTGCACCGAAACCGACAGCGTAGTGGCAAAATACTCGGTGCTAAATGACAACGCCCAACTTTTCACCAGCAAATATATGGCATATTTGCCAAGCGAAGAAGAACTGGTACGGGAGATTGAACAGCAGAAAATGATTTTTGAGCAGAATTTTAGTTGA
- the gnd gene encoding decarboxylating NADP(+)-dependent phosphogluconate dehydrogenase, with the protein MSVKGDIGVIGLAVMGQNLILNMNDNGFKVVAYNRTTSKVDEFLEGVAKGTNIIGAYSLEDLAAKLEKPRKVMLMVRAGDVVDQFIEALLPHLEEGDIIIDGGNSNYPDTNRRTAALAEKGIRFIGTGVSGGEEGARHGPSIMPGGNIEAWEHVKPILQAISAKTDKGEPCCDWVGKEGAGHFVKMVHNGIEYGDMQLICEAYQFLKDGLGLSYDEMQAIFQEWKKTELDSYLIDITTDILGYKDEDGTPLVEKILDTAGQKGTGKWTGINALDFGIPLTLITESVFARCVSSFKDQRVVASKLFNKTITPVEGDKKVWIEAVRKALLASKIISYAQGFMLIREASENFGWDINYGATALLWREGCIIRSRFLGNIRDAYEANPDLVFLGSDDYFKGILENAMADWRKVVAKSIEVGIPMPCMASAITFLDGYTSERVPANLLQAQRDYFGAHTYERTDKPRGEFFHTNWTGRGGNTASTTYDV; encoded by the coding sequence ATGTCAGTAAAAGGCGATATCGGAGTTATCGGTTTAGCGGTAATGGGTCAAAACTTAATTTTAAATATGAACGACAACGGCTTTAAAGTAGTGGCGTATAACCGTACTACTTCAAAAGTGGATGAGTTCTTGGAAGGGGTCGCGAAAGGTACGAATATTATCGGTGCTTATTCGTTAGAAGATTTAGCGGCAAAATTAGAAAAACCGCGTAAAGTGATGTTAATGGTGCGTGCCGGTGACGTTGTCGATCAATTTATTGAAGCGCTTCTTCCGCATTTAGAAGAAGGTGACATCATTATTGATGGTGGCAACTCAAACTATCCGGATACTAACCGTCGTACTGCCGCATTGGCAGAAAAAGGTATTCGTTTTATCGGTACCGGTGTTTCAGGCGGTGAAGAAGGTGCGCGTCACGGGCCTTCAATTATGCCGGGCGGTAACATTGAAGCGTGGGAACATGTTAAACCGATTTTACAAGCGATTTCAGCGAAAACTGACAAAGGCGAGCCTTGCTGTGATTGGGTTGGTAAAGAAGGTGCTGGCCATTTTGTGAAAATGGTTCACAACGGTATTGAATACGGCGATATGCAATTAATTTGCGAAGCTTACCAATTCTTAAAAGACGGTTTAGGTTTAAGCTATGATGAAATGCAAGCAATTTTCCAAGAGTGGAAGAAAACCGAATTAGACAGCTACTTAATCGACATCACCACCGATATCTTAGGCTACAAAGACGAAGACGGTACGCCATTAGTTGAGAAAATCTTAGATACTGCAGGTCAAAAAGGTACAGGTAAATGGACCGGTATTAATGCGTTAGATTTCGGTATTCCATTAACCTTAATCACTGAATCAGTATTTGCTCGTTGCGTATCTTCATTTAAAGATCAACGTGTTGTCGCATCAAAACTTTTCAACAAAACTATTACACCAGTTGAAGGAGATAAAAAAGTATGGATCGAAGCGGTTCGTAAAGCATTACTTGCTTCAAAAATTATTTCTTACGCACAAGGCTTTATGCTCATTCGTGAAGCGTCAGAAAACTTTGGTTGGGATATCAACTACGGTGCAACCGCATTGTTATGGCGTGAAGGCTGTATCATCCGTAGCCGTTTCTTGGGTAACATTCGTGATGCGTATGAAGCGAATCCGGACTTAGTATTCTTAGGTTCAGACGATTACTTCAAAGGCATTTTAGAAAATGCAATGGCAGACTGGCGTAAAGTGGTAGCAAAATCGATTGAAGTGGGTATCCCAATGCCATGTATGGCGTCAGCGATCACCTTCTTAGACGGTTATACTTCAGAGCGTGTGCCGGCAAACTTACTGCAAGCACAACGTGACTACTTCGGTGCGCACACTTATGAACGTACTGACAAACCACGTGGCGAGTTCTTCCACACTAACTGGACAGGTCGTGGCGGTAATACTGCTTCAACGACTTATGATGTATAG
- the cysZ gene encoding sulfate transporter CysZ, which translates to MSSAFNEPQSDLGLGFHYFIYGWRLMLQRELLPFILIPIAINSVLMIALLWFFIGNIVGWADWIVSFMPAWLDWLTIILVPLAVLSLIMLFYFTFTTITNFIAAPFNALLAEKVELQLTGEQLNSMTATEMLKDVPRMLKREWQKMAYSIPRFIALFLLSFVPVVGQTVVPILTFVFGAWLLAIQYCDYPFDNHKISFKRMRNALGQRKILNFTFGTFVSIFTALPFVNLVVMPVAVCGATAMWVEEYRNFMLGRTNDFDGADYTSKTGTELSTETRSGAVNPNVRNSDIKPH; encoded by the coding sequence ATGTCATCTGCATTTAACGAACCACAAAGCGATTTAGGCTTAGGGTTTCATTACTTTATTTATGGCTGGCGACTGATGTTACAGCGTGAGTTATTACCGTTTATCCTCATTCCGATTGCTATCAACAGTGTATTGATGATCGCATTACTTTGGTTTTTTATCGGTAATATTGTCGGTTGGGCGGATTGGATCGTCAGCTTTATGCCGGCATGGTTAGATTGGTTAACCATTATTTTAGTGCCATTGGCGGTACTCTCGTTAATTATGCTGTTTTATTTTACGTTTACGACCATTACCAACTTTATTGCCGCACCGTTTAATGCGTTACTTGCGGAAAAAGTCGAATTACAACTCACCGGCGAACAGCTTAACAGTATGACCGCCACGGAAATGCTAAAAGATGTTCCTCGTATGTTAAAACGCGAATGGCAAAAAATGGCGTACAGTATTCCTCGTTTTATCGCATTATTTTTATTAAGTTTTGTACCTGTTGTTGGACAAACGGTTGTGCCGATTTTAACCTTTGTTTTCGGTGCTTGGTTATTAGCGATTCAATATTGTGACTATCCGTTTGATAACCATAAAATCAGTTTTAAACGTATGCGTAACGCTCTTGGACAACGCAAGATTTTAAATTTCACATTTGGCACATTTGTAAGCATTTTTACCGCTTTACCTTTTGTGAATTTAGTGGTGATGCCGGTTGCCGTCTGCGGTGCAACCGCAATGTGGGTCGAAGAATACCGTAACTTTATGTTAGGACGAACCAACGATTTTGACGGAGCTGACTACACCAGTAAAACCGGTACAGAATTGAGTACCGAAACACGTTCGGGAGCGGTAAATCCGAATGTGCGTAATAGTGATATAAAGCCTCACTAA
- the zipA gene encoding cell division protein ZipA yields MGFSLWSARREKSRIFSNTFSTRPPSTPINNVVSDVPSSLNAQSYSQEVGQHQEFEAENPVQIQQEVESSLREIKINLPGQEVAVYQHTSTPQNTPVYNGQPLQSAPQMQYQTQVQSYPQQRVEPAFTAQPTPVAQSGSILEQSVEELERQADRGEVDIYADESVRVGLAKNSMQAEPIKEQKNIAENNMIMLYVVAPEGQQFRGDYVVQSLEALGFQYGEYQIFHRHQHLGNHTSPVIFSVANMMQPGVFDLTKIEQFSTVGLVLFMHLPSEGNDAVNLKLLLKTTENLAQALGGFVLNEHREIFDENSRQAYLARVS; encoded by the coding sequence ATTGGTTTTAGCTTATGGTCGGCACGTCGTGAAAAATCACGTATTTTTTCAAATACGTTTTCAACTCGTCCACCTTCAACGCCTATCAATAATGTGGTATCCGATGTGCCATCGTCACTTAACGCTCAGTCTTATTCCCAAGAAGTAGGGCAACATCAAGAGTTTGAAGCAGAAAATCCGGTTCAGATTCAGCAAGAAGTGGAAAGCTCATTACGTGAGATCAAAATTAATTTACCGGGGCAAGAAGTCGCGGTTTATCAACATACATCTACTCCACAAAATACGCCGGTTTATAATGGTCAACCGTTACAATCTGCACCACAAATGCAGTATCAAACGCAAGTGCAATCTTATCCGCAACAACGTGTAGAACCGGCATTTACCGCACAGCCGACACCGGTAGCTCAGAGCGGTTCGATATTAGAACAATCCGTTGAAGAATTAGAGCGTCAAGCTGATCGTGGCGAGGTAGATATTTATGCGGATGAATCAGTGAGAGTTGGATTGGCAAAAAACTCAATGCAAGCAGAGCCAATAAAAGAACAAAAAAACATTGCAGAAAATAATATGATTATGCTTTATGTGGTCGCTCCGGAAGGTCAGCAATTCCGTGGTGATTATGTTGTGCAAAGCCTTGAAGCCTTAGGCTTCCAATATGGCGAATATCAAATTTTCCACCGTCATCAACATTTAGGTAACCATACTTCTCCAGTTATTTTTAGTGTCGCGAATATGATGCAACCGGGTGTATTTGATTTAACCAAAATTGAGCAGTTCTCAACTGTCGGTTTAGTGTTATTTATGCACTTACCGTCAGAAGGTAATGATGCGGTGAACCTCAAATTATTACTCAAAACGACAGAGAATCTCGCACAAGCACTTGGTGGTTTCGTGTTAAATGAACATCGAGAAATTTTTGATGAGAACTCACGCCAAGCCTATTTAGCTAGAGTAAGCTAA